In Kazachstania africana CBS 2517 chromosome 11, complete genome, the DNA window AAACGACGCGGCACTCtttgcttttttctttttcgccatacaaatttttcatttctcGAGCAATTTGACTCGCTGCTGACACATATAATCCATATACctaatatatatatatatatatagttgAGATGTTACATTACCTCTTATTGGATTAATTCCTATCAGATCACAACAGGTTAAAACTAATctaaatatcaaatataaaatcaattacaATGGGTGTCAGAGAATCAGACAAATTCGCTACAAAAGCTATTCACGCAGGTGCACACGTAGATGTCCACGGTTCAGTCATTGAACCAATCTCTTTGTCCACCACTTTCAGACAAAGCGCTCCAGCTCAACCAATCGGTACTTATGAATACTCTAGATCTCAAAATCCAAACAGAGAAAACTTAGAAGTCGCTATTGCTTCTTTAGAAAACGGTAAATACGGTCTAGCATTCTCTTCTGGTTCTGCCACCACCGCCGTCATCTTACAATCTCTACCACAAGGTTCCCATGCCATCTCCATCGGTGACGTCTATGGTGGTACTCACAGATATTTCACTAAAGTTGCTAACGCTCACGGTGTTGAAACTTCCTTCACCAACGATCTACTAAACGATTTACCAAAATTAGTTAAAGAAAACACCAAGTTAGTCTGGATTGAATCCCCAACTAACCCAACTTTAAAAATCACTGACATTGAAGCCGTCTCTCAAAAGGTTAAATCATTAAACAAAGATATCTTACTCGTGGTAGACAACACTTTCCTATCCCCATACTTATCAAACCCATTGAACTTCGGTGCTGATATCGTCGTCCACTCCGCCACTAAGTACATCAACGGTCACTCAGATGTTGTCCTCGGTGTCCTTGCTACCAACAACAAGGACATTTACGAAAGATTACAATTCTTACAAAACGCCATCGGTGCCATCCCATCCCCATTTGATGCTTGGTTAACTCACAGAGGTCTAAGAACCCTTCACTTAAGAGTCAGACAAGCCTCCTTAAGTGCCCAAAAGATCGCTGAATTCTTACAAAACAACGAAAACGTCGAAGCAGTCAACTACCCAGGTTTACCAACACACAAGGACTACGATGTCGTCAAGAAACAGCACCGTGAAGCCCTTGGTGGTGGTATGATCTCCTTCAGAATCAAAGGTGGTGCCGAAGCTGCTGCTAAATTCTCTTCATCTACTAGACTGTTCGCTTTAGCTGAATCTCTAGGTGGTGTAGAATCTTTACTAGAAGTCCCAGCCGTCATGACCCACGGTGGTATTCCAAAGGAAGCCAGAGAAGCCTCTGGTGTCTACGACAACTTGGTCAGATTATCTGTTGGTATTGAAGATGGAGATGACTTACTCGAGGATGTCAAACAAGCCTTGGAAAAATCCGCTGCCAAATAAATGGCTTATTCATGTACAAAACGGTAATTAATAAGGATTATATACTTTGATATATCTATAAAGTAGTgttataataatatacagGTTTATTCATTGTAATATCTGGTGTACTCATATACAGTGTGAGAATCGTGTATATTGGATTCCTGATATATTCGCTTAAGATATCaacatttgaaaattccaaaataagaagaggaaaaaaagagtaaGTTGGAAAAGTTTAATTGCAGACCAGCCACGATAGATCCGCTGTTTACCAGATGCCAGCTGTGCTACGATCAAGATCAAAACAACCAGAGGCTTCACCACAGCCTGCTGCTCAAGTACGTAGGCGAAAGAGAAGAACaactgaagatgaagaagatatcgACCTGTTGGAAGATTCAGATACTGCCACCAATAATAGACCTTTTGAAATGATAGGAGATCTACCATCATCTGTAAGCATACCAAATTATAATTCTGCATTGACACATCCTCTTTCGGTGAAGGATTCCTCAGTATTGTACAATTCTCTGAGAATTTCCAGAAATACTTGGATCAAAGGAGAAATGTTTGAGAGTTATTGGAAAAGACCTTTAATTACTGGCGTAAACAATAATAACGTCCCTACCATCAAGGATAAGATGCAAAGGATGTGTGAATGCACACTTCTGGGAGGCCCACACGAATTCAAAGTAAGATTACATATTCTTAAGGATGACGCCATTGAACAAAAGTggcaagaagaagaagactcaaagaagaaagcggttaaagaaagaagaaagatggAATTAGAagcaaagaagaaaaggattgaagaaagaaaacagAAGCAACTCTTGAAAAAACAAGAGAAGGAAAAGCAGAAAGAGGCTAAATTGAAAGCGAAGTTAGAACAACAGAAGATGAAGgaagaaataaagaaatttaaagaacaacaaaagttgttgaaaaaatcaaatgcAAATGTCGTTAAGACAGAAATTTCCAAGACAAATGAAATCGCTAcaaaagttaaaaaaaacatcAGT includes these proteins:
- the CYS3 gene encoding cystathionine gamma-lyase CYS3 (similar to Saccharomyces cerevisiae CYS3 (YAL012W); ancestral locus Anc_7.97) produces the protein MGVRESDKFATKAIHAGAHVDVHGSVIEPISLSTTFRQSAPAQPIGTYEYSRSQNPNRENLEVAIASLENGKYGLAFSSGSATTAVILQSLPQGSHAISIGDVYGGTHRYFTKVANAHGVETSFTNDLLNDLPKLVKENTKLVWIESPTNPTLKITDIEAVSQKVKSLNKDILLVVDNTFLSPYLSNPLNFGADIVVHSATKYINGHSDVVLGVLATNNKDIYERLQFLQNAIGAIPSPFDAWLTHRGLRTLHLRVRQASLSAQKIAEFLQNNENVEAVNYPGLPTHKDYDVVKKQHREALGGGMISFRIKGGAEAAAKFSSSTRLFALAESLGGVESLLEVPAVMTHGGIPKEAREASGVYDNLVRLSVGIEDGDDLLEDVKQALEKSAAK